CGTTTCGGCGGTCAAATCTGGTCGCTTGGTTGTTCTGCCTACTGACACGCTATATGGGCTGGGCTGCGATGCTTTCGATAATGACGCTGTGAACCGGTTGTTGAATACAAAACAACGCGGACCGGATATGCCAGTACCGGTGCTGGTTGGCAGCTGGGAGACAGCTCGCGGTCTCGTCCATTCCTATGATCAACGTCTCCGTACGCTCATCGAAGCGTTTTGGCCTGGGGCGCTGAGCATAGTGGTGCCACAAGCGCCATCCTTGATGTGGAATCTCGGTGACACGAATGGCACTGTCATGTTGCGGATGCCGCTGCACCCAGTTGCTATCGAACTTTTGCGGGAAACCGGCCCCATGGCCGTGTCAAGTGCCAATATTTCTGGGCAACCACCGGCAACAACTGCAGCGATGGCGAAGCAACAGCTAGGTGCTGCGGTCAACGTTTACCTTGATGGCGGTGAATGTGCCGAAGGCTTAGCCTCTTCAATTATCGATCTGTCCGGTTCTCAACCCCGGTTACTGAGAGAAGGCGCTGTCTCCGCAGATCGCATCGCCAGTGTACTGAAAGTAACTGCGGAAAGCCTGAGATAGATGGGCACCGGGGTTGCGGGTGTCCCGCTGCGTGAATTGGGACTTATAGTTTTAGTCGCCGCCGCGCTAACGTATCTGACCACTGGGCTCGTGCGGTACAGTATGGTTCGGTCGGGCCAGGTCGGGGAGATTCGGGAGCGGGATGTGCACTCAATCCCGAAGCCGCGTCTGGGCGGAGTCGCAATGTTTTCGGGTTTCGTTGGCGCAGTTTACCTTGCAGACCAGCTTCCAGCCTTGACTAGAGGGTTTCAGCCGATAACGCCGGAAATGAATGCGGTGCTGTGGGGTGGTTTCGTCATTGTCATTGTTGGTGTGCTTGATGATCTTTTGGAACTAGACGCGCTCACCAAAATTATTGGTCAAATACTTGGGGCTTTAGTCATGAGCTTGCTGGGTCTTAATTGGACACTGCTATTTGTCCCTTTTGGCGGCGGGACGACGTTACTGCTCGACCAATTTTGGTCCGTGCTTCTCACCGTGTTCTTTACAGTAACCTTGATAAACGCTATCAACTTTGTTGATGGGTTAGATGGTTTGGCGTCTGGTTTAGGAATGATCGCAGGTGGTGCGATTCTCATTTTCTCACTGACCATTTTGCACGACCAAGGTGGAATGGTGTCTGCCTATCCACCAGCGATTATCGCTGCCGCTTTGGTTGGGATCTGTGCAGGTTTTTTGCCGCATAACTTTGAGCCGGCCCGAATATTCATGGGAGATTCTGGCTCCATGCTCATCGGATTACTGCTGGCGGCGGCATCCACCTCGGCGAGCGGGAAAATCAATATGGGCTTATATGGTGCGGTGGATATGGTAGCGCTACTTTCACCTATCATCGTGGTCTTTGCTGCTGTATTCGTACCACTGCTCGACCTTTTCCTGGCGGTCGTGCGTCGGCTAAAAAACGGAAAATCACCTTTTAGCCCGGACAAGATGCATTTGCATCACCGATTGTTGTCGCTGGGGCACACTCATCGTCGAGTCGTTCTTGTTTTATATCTGTGGGTGTCCGTGGTGGCGTTCGGTGCGGTGAGTTTTTCTATCATTCCGCCAACGTTGGCTACTGTGAGCTTCATTATCGCCGTCGTGATTGCGACCATTGTGACCAGCGGGCCAGTCCGGCGGGCGCGGATAGAAAACCCGACGCCCACGATGAAAGTGGTGCGGCACCGACCAGGTGGGGCGTCGAAAAGCGAATCCTAGCTCAAAAACGTTTAGCCAAAGTTCAGGGGGTTCGGTAGAATCGCCCGGTGTGACTAGCAGCAACAACAATACAGATCTAGGTGCTTCATCATCGGCGGAAGAAGGTTCCCCATACGATGATCAACGGAGACCGCTTTTCCGGGCTTTAAAATTTGGCTCAATAGCGTTGGTTATTATCACCATAATTTCTCTAGCTGTGTGGGGATCGTTCCGGGATCTGCCAGGGATCTTGGGGGTTTTAGTCGGCGCCGCCATCGGAGGTGGATTCGTTCTTCTTACCGTCGTTAACGTCCTTATTACTGCTAAAACGAACGCTTCCGTGACCGGCGCCGTGGTGCTGGGAGGCTGGTTGCTAAAAATCGTTGTTGTCTTTATTGTGCTGTATTTTCTTAAAAACAAAACCTTCTACGACCCAATCGCACTATTCGTAACGGTTGTGGTTTCGTTGGTCGTTGTGTTGGGAACCGAAGTGTATGGAGTCATAACCTCAAAAGTCACATATATTAGCTAGGTAGCATCCTTATTTATTGGTTCAATCCCACCCAGACATAGCCTGCAGTGCATAGCTATGCGGTGGGATTTTTTTCTTTCATGTCCCTAACAGGGGAGGGCAGAAAAATGTGGGAATTCCGGTGGGGGTGGAAGCTTCCCAGATCGCGCCACCTTATAACGGGGTGGGTTGAGCATGGTCATGCTTGCGGTAACTGGCGTGAAAACGTAAAAACGGGAGTTTTAGGGGTAATAAAATTACCCCCGACTATTTTTGTGATAAAGCTTACAATTAGACGTTCTTCCCTGTTCAGTGGGGGTCGATTGAGATGCTGATTATCGGGGGTGAATTACCCCTAGAAACATGTGGGAAATATTGGGTTTAGGCTGCTAGTCTAATCGGTGGGTTTATTTGGAATA
The nucleotide sequence above comes from Corynebacterium mustelae. Encoded proteins:
- a CDS encoding L-threonylcarbamoyladenylate synthase, producing MSRIYDCATADTRAAGIKQAVSAVKSGRLVVLPTDTLYGLGCDAFDNDAVNRLLNTKQRGPDMPVPVLVGSWETARGLVHSYDQRLRTLIEAFWPGALSIVVPQAPSLMWNLGDTNGTVMLRMPLHPVAIELLRETGPMAVSSANISGQPPATTAAMAKQQLGAAVNVYLDGGECAEGLASSIIDLSGSQPRLLREGAVSADRIASVLKVTAESLR
- a CDS encoding MraY family glycosyltransferase: MGTGVAGVPLRELGLIVLVAAALTYLTTGLVRYSMVRSGQVGEIRERDVHSIPKPRLGGVAMFSGFVGAVYLADQLPALTRGFQPITPEMNAVLWGGFVIVIVGVLDDLLELDALTKIIGQILGALVMSLLGLNWTLLFVPFGGGTTLLLDQFWSVLLTVFFTVTLINAINFVDGLDGLASGLGMIAGGAILIFSLTILHDQGGMVSAYPPAIIAAALVGICAGFLPHNFEPARIFMGDSGSMLIGLLLAAASTSASGKINMGLYGAVDMVALLSPIIVVFAAVFVPLLDLFLAVVRRLKNGKSPFSPDKMHLHHRLLSLGHTHRRVVLVLYLWVSVVAFGAVSFSIIPPTLATVSFIIAVVIATIVTSGPVRRARIENPTPTMKVVRHRPGGASKSES